The genome window ggcacagatgtggcttttgctggatcctgctccatgcactcagcagctccagcctggatgcagcTGGGGTTCAAAGGGtctgagtgtttttttctttctctcatcatgatttctcccaccttcatgcactccataggtctctcctcctcttcccctgaactctagcggcccagcttggctgctgttgctttttgtagttgtaaattggttgatttgtgggagagagtgattctggggactgtctattcctccTTCTTCACAGGAAGTCTCCTTAAACATCCATTGAGGcgtgaatagaaaaagaaaatgtgtgatATGCACACAATGGGATTTTATCAACCTTTAAAacgaaggaaatcctgccatttgtgacaacatggatgaacctggaaggcattatgctaagtaaaataagccagaaacagaaagacaaacactgtattttatatatgtgtgtgtgtgtgtgtgtgtgtgtgtgtgtgtgtgtatgtatatatacacacatatatataaataaaatatatatgtgtgtatatatacctttCACACATTTCAAGATTGTTTACTTTTGACTCATTGAaaataagtacacacacacacacacacacacacacacatcatatatGGGATCTAAAACAGCCAAATTTATAGAAGCAGAGTTTGGAAGGTTGGATGTTGTTTGGCAGGAGCCAGAGGGAGGCGAGAAATGGAAGATGATGGTTAAATGGTATGAAGTTTCAGTTATGAAAGATAAATATGTTCTGTAGATCTACTATATAGCATAGTGACTATAGCTaaaatactgtattgtacacttaaaatttgctaagaaagtACATCTTATGTTGTTaccacaaaaatgaatgaataaatgaatgaatgaataaataaaaggcagaaagaaactttgggaggtgatagatatgtttatGGGTTTGGTAGTGATGATGATTTCACAGGTGTATACTTATCACCAAATTCATTCAGCTATACATATCAAATATGTACAGATTTTTATATGTAACTTATACttgaataaaattgtttaaataaaaccaaaaaaaaaatatatgaagagtTTTTCACAAAGCTAAATTTACTTGGATATTTtgcccttcctcctttttttctttttttctattttaacagggtggttaatatttttttatttgtaaaataaaaattatagtagaATATAGTATCTTGCAtacttatttttatgtctttacctgaaaaataaaatgtcagcaactctccaagaaaacaaaaacaaaaactaaaactaaattaACATTATACAGAGaattttaattgaattaatataaaaaatgttcatgataaaacttaaaaagtatttaacaaatgaaaaaactgaaaattgtGACTCTCAAGGGAAAAGATGATCAAGAGATTCATCCCTAAGATCATGCaaatgttgaaaatatcataCAAAAACTTTAAAGTAACTATTATAATTAGTCTCAATTAGCGAAAAGTAAACAATCTTGAAATGTGTGAAAGACAGATGTCCTCAGCAGAGAATtagaaactataagaaaaagataaaagctaTACGTTTTTCACTAAAAAAATCAGATCATCTGAAATTTATTGGATGGGTTCAGTAGCACAATGTAGACAACAGAGGAAAGAGGgaacttgaagatagattaataaaagttatatgatTTGGAGAACagataaaaacatcaaaataatgAACAAAGCCTCAGCAACGTGGAGGATATATTAAAATCTCTAATATTTATGTCATTGGAAtctgaggagagaagaaaattattgggggagaaaaatatatttaataaaaagtaatggaaaacattttcaaatttggtaaaagacaaaaacttattaaaaaataaaaacacctcaGTGATCCTCAAACAGTTAAAAGAAAAGCATATCCAGAAATATCATAAACACATTGGtggaaaccaaagacaaaaactttcttgaataatcagaaatatatgtatattatatgtagGAAACTAACAATTTGAAAGACTTCAACTTCTCATAAGGAATCAGAAAGGCCAGAAGGCAGAGGaacaatagtttttaaaatactgatattaggacaaaaaaattctataaacaaatatatttcaggaatgtaggtgaaataaagacattattacatgaggaaaatctaagagactcTATCAGCAGCTAACTTTCTCAGAATGAAATCCTAAAAGAAGCTGTGATGAATAGAGATTATGTAAGTGGGAACACTATAATTATATTGTTAAATATGAAAAACTAATTTCAtcccattatttaaaatataaatcgcTCAAAGGCAAATATTATAGCAGTGTCTGGTGAGGTTTTCATGCGTGCAGATGTTTACCTACAACAATTGTAACATAAAATAGAGGACAAATGACCCTATAATTATGagaattttgcattttacttGATGTGATAAAATGTTAACCTTAACTATATTGAGAAAGGTTACTTGTATGTATTGTAATCTCTAGATCAGCACTTTTCTATTACGGGCAATTTTCTCCCGAAGAAGACATCTGGCAATTTCCAAATACTTTTGGTTGTTACTGGCATCTAGCAGAGATAGACcaaagatgctgctaaacatcttgcAGTGCACATGACAACCCTCATAGCAGAAGATTATCTGATGAAAAATGGTAGTAGTGCCTAGGTTGAGAAACCATGCTTTTAGAGCAAtacctaaaaagaaaacaaaataaagatacataaccaaaagcaaataaataaattaaaattcaatgcTAAAGCTATTTAAATCCAAAACTAAGCactacatatgttaattagttagatttagtcatttcacaatgtatatgtattagtccatttctgttgcttataacaaaatacatggaactaggtaattcataagaaacaaaatttattacttacagtttctgaggctgggaggtccaaagtccatctaatggtggctacagtgacccaggggtctcagatttcaagatggtggaagcagggagagcagagagagagagagagagagagagagagagagatactaacctcctcattcactcttcttttaaagccttccaaaccatgcctatgaccaccatttttaatccattcaatatggcatggtcctgtaatgtaatcacctcttcaaagcccacctttcaattaccgtaacacGATTCCTCATCCTCAACAGTTAGCAGTAaagattaagcctcagtgaggttggggggggcATCCATTCTACAGCAGtacatatacttcaaaacatcatattgtacatgataaatacaatCTTACCTccactctcttagcatttttcaataatgcaatatttcatcattaactttagtcaccatgctgtacaatagatctcttgaaatcttttcttttatctgaccgtaattttgtatcctttgaccaacatgtcCCCAACACTACTCCCTCACTATCCCCCCCACCAACtgcctcagcccctggtaaccaccattctactcctaTTTCTATGAGAtgaacttttttagatttcacatatgaatgaaatcatgtagtatttgtctttatgtgcctGTCtgtcaatatataaataaataaatattaccaaTCAAAAGAAGCTGGCAGTAGGGGtaaatgaagcaaaagaaaaacaacaacaaacaatgaGACTAGCTGGAAAACAAACCTTAAAACTGTAGACCTAAATTTGATCCTATCACTAATTACGTTAAATGGAAAAAGTCTGGGCACAAATTTAAGATAGagataataaaattgaataaaatagcaaaatcCAACTATATGATGTCTACAAAACTccttgaatataaatatataggtaAGTTAGCTAAAAGATGGAAACTATATAGCATGCaaacagtatttaaaagaaaGCTAAAATGGCTATATTAGTACAGGGCAAAGTAGAATACAGAATAAGTAATATTTCCATAGATAAATTTTGATgttatatgaaaatgaaagagtaaattaTTTAAGAAGACATATTATATTAAATGCATATGCACTTAACAGCAAAGATTCAAATTCATGAAATAAAACTGATAGAATTGAAAGGATTGCCAAATCCAGTTATATTTGGAGGAGTCAAGATTCCTCATTCAGTACCCCCAAAAACGAGTAGAGAGAAAATCAGCAATCAAAAATTGCAGAATGCAGCTAAACAATTGATTAGAGTGAATTTACAGCATTAAataatactagaaaaaaatatacaataataaGTATACAGTACTTACTTTTATTTCCTACCTTTCTTTATTGATTACAAAAGACACTAAGGGAAGtatatttgcttgttttgtttacAGCCATATATGTTATGCCCAGGTAAATGCCTGGTATATAATAGatgctcactaaatatttattgcatggatctataaattaaaactttaatgttatcattttactttatttacttaCACATTTGAAGTATAACAATTTCCAACACTTTGATATTTTTTACAAGTTTGAAAGATACCCAGTGTTTACACCAGCAGTGTGAGTAACTCACTTTAGAGGCCTTATTCATGCTCAAAGGAATCCCTAAGCTGTACCCTTTTCATTAATTGCAAGGTGACAGCCGTATGGCTTGCCACTCATTCTCTTCTTTCCACTTCTCACTAGCTTTCCCGTATGGCTATGGTGAGAGTAAAAATTAACAGAACTCCGATTCTCTGGCTGTCATCTGGATTATCTACTTTAAAATTCTTCTGCCTTACCTTCCAAAAAAAGAATCATACTCAGAAAGATGTTCTAATTGGTTAATCTTATACGATAAACCAATAAACATGTTTCCTAAAGATAACAACCAAACACATGAACAGAGATGGAATGATACTGAAATAATCTTGCCTTTATTAagtgtttaaatatgctaaaaacAGTGCTAAACACTTAGTAATCATTAACTATAAGCATAAGTATTGCTATATATGTTGTATGGATGCTATGATAGGTGAGAAAAACTGCATATTACTTCTACTTACTGCCATAGTAAGTGAAAGTATTGCAATTCAAATTTCTGATCTTGCTGATTCTAGAAtccaaaaaaattataacaaacgGTAATAGGAGGGTAGTGATAAGTAGAAAAGGGGGACCCagaattttaaattgatttttgtcaTGAAATGTTGCAGGACACATTCTCGGATTTGTTTGGTCCTTACTCCATAGATAATGGGGTTCAGCATAGGAGGTACCAACAGATACATGTTGGCCAGCAGGATGTGGGTGTGGAGTGGTATCTGCTTACTAAAACGGTgggtgaggaaagaaaaaagagcaggGATGTAGAAGATGAGGATGACACAAACATGGGACCCACAAGTGCTGAGTGTCTTCAACCTGGCATTTTTAGAAGGGAGACTGAATACAGTATGAAGTATCTGTATGTAGGACATAGAGATGCATGTCACATCTGTCCCAACAATTATTATAATGACTGCCAAACTATAAAGACTATTGATAGAAATGTCTGCACAAGCCAATTTCACCACGGCCATATGCTCACAGTATGTGTGGGGGACCACATTGGTCTGGCAATATGGCCATCTTCTTACCAGAAAGGGATGTGGTGTCATTAACACTAACCCACGTAGAAGTGCCACTATGCCAACCTGAACCACTGCAGAATTTGTAAGAATGGACGAATGTCTCAGAGGATTGCAGATTGCCACATACCGGTCCAATGCCATGGCCACAAGAAGCCCTGATTCCACCCCAGAGAAAGCATGGATGAGAAACATCTGAGTGAGGCAGGCATGGAAGTTGATCTCATGGTAATTGAACCAGAAGACACCCAACATCTTGGGAAAAGTAGTGGTTGACAGGATGAGGTCCGTGATGGCCAAcatggaaagaaaatagaacatgGGTTCATGGAGAACAGTCTCAGTTTTGATGATGAAAAGGATGACTATGTTTCCCATGAGGGCAACAACATACATTAAGCAGAAAGGGATGGATATCCAAATGTGCAAGTGTTCCAGACCAGGTATGCCCATCAGGATGAAGGTAGTGGGATTGGTGAATGAGGTGGCATTCAAGTCAGGCATGGTTGTTCTGGCTACATGAAAACTTACTGTTGCCCTCTTTTTGCCTTTGTCCTTGAAGTAGTCAAATGCACATACACTCTACTAAATCTGCAATAGAATTACTCAGTGTAAAAACGCAACCAAGaaagtttattcatatttcaaGCCTCCACTTGGAAATTAGAAGTACTGCATCCCTTATTGCCATTTACCAATCTCATGAAGGACCAGTTGAAGTAGAGACAAACTTCTGTGCTTACAACCCTGCCTTAGGCTCAGAACCTCCAAAATATTCTGCCTGATACTAGATGTTCTCATTCTGCCTGTAATACCGAGGCTGAGCAAAAGTCTTGATAAGTGACACAGGCTTTTTACATCCTAACAAGGCAAACGGGAAAAGTTATAACATTATCATGATTGAAAGATACCCCTCCAAGGAaattacagttttggagatttAAGCATGAGGtaaatcttaaataaatatttgtgaaagcaACACATCAAGGAATAATAAGCTTATTGTAATTACATGCCCTTTGAATgataatacttaaaaaattttacatcCCTAGTGAATTTTTTAACCTAATGTATTTTTAATCAATTAAGTGCATCATAGTTCCAGGATAGCAACAAAACCATTGGCACTTATATAACaccattcaaaaataaatacGGTTCCAGAATTTTCTAGTAtccttgggaaaaataaaatatattctggaaatgcacacacacacatatacatatctatctatctatctacctatatctatctatatatctgcATCTTTTTCATCATCAAAACCGAGACTGTTCTTCATGAACCTATGTTCTACTTTCTAcctatatagatagatataaatatagataaagaTATAGATCTATATCCCCCCAAAGAAGtaaccattaatttttttaaaatctaatttatatTGAGATGCTGTCTAGGGCACTATGGGAAAGACTGGTGAGTTTTAAATGAATcaattgatttgatcatcaagatttaaaaatagtaataagtaCTACTTTTTTGGGTCATAATATGTACCAGAAAAAATGCTAAAGGTTATTAAATGTCCAACTGCTGATTTGTGTAAATTGTGATGAGGTTgccattattaattttaattataaaaaaagatacttaTACATAGgctaaatattcatttaaaacacAATAAGCACATGCCAGAAGGAGAATAGAGATCCTGCTTTCATACCAAACTCCGCCTTTGTTCCACTATATGAaactggccctcacatcatgggcaccaGGGGTGacatcagctttgtatctcataaatattcataaccaataaaaaaaaaaatgaaaacttatgtcaaTGGTTTCACAGCTCTTATCATAACTGATTCTTACACAAGTTCTCAGAAGCACTAAGGACATaccatcttatttatttttgttttataaatcagaTTTTATGGATTAATTAACATGGCTTATAGCAAATCCATAGCATAATCCTAAGTTTTTTCCATTGCATCATCTAAGTTGATGCCAATTTGCCTATTGTGAAACTAGTGGTCATTAATGTGATTTCTAAATAAAGTATTCTTAAACCCAGAGCTTATTCCTGCACATGCTTTCTTTTCCAAAGTAGGTACCAGTGGACTGAGAGATTACAAATTCTAAATGATGGTTGAGGAAAACCCTAACAGCATGATGATGTAACCTTAGCAGTGGCTTTTTCCATATCATGGGACTACACTGATTTACCTGTGAAGAATGAGCCTGTCCAGAGAAGTCTCTAACTTATCCTCAGAGAGACCAGATTGTCTGCCTCTGCTGCATGTTTTCAATTTCTAGTATAGTTGAGTCTCAGGAATCCACAGTAATTCTGGATATTTGCTTGTCAGATGCAGGAAGCTGCCTCATTCCTCTCGCCATTTGCCTGTCTGACTTCTTACATTCCCTGCATGGAACCCTCACTGCAGGTTTTGTGTCCCCACTTGGGCCAGTCCCAGGGGCTTGAATTCTAGAACAGTGGTTTCTTTATCCTCTGGAAAGTGTAAGCGATTCCTGAGGgaatgaaagaaacaacaatcacaataatattttgaacttttagaaaactagatgtggaaaaggggaggggggaaggagggggctaatgaggaattgatcAACGGACAccaagaatgattgcatattgtaaagatgaataagctaactacccTGATGTagccaccacacattgtacacaactactgaaaatcaatgttgtaccccacatgtatgtataataaattatctaaaaaaaaaaaaaccttaaaaattagaagtctctttttaaaaaaattaaacagcttTTTATTTAACTGCAGGgcttttttgaatgaatgaagcaaaAGAAACTTGCAGTTGGCTCCAGGCAGATGTTTCTAGATTATGTTAATCAGGGTCTACTAGCTGCCATTGAAATATCTGCACCAGAGGACAGAATACACTAGGGTAGTGGGATTAAATACAGGCTTCCACTCTATTTTCCTTTAGCTGAACAAATCTCTAAGCCACTGAATGGACTGGGTTGTTAAATAAGGGGGAGATCCAGTCTTAATAACTCAGGGATATCCAGatactgatttttctatttctcctgaTAGTCTAGATTTGGATAAGTGATTTCTCCTCTAGCCATGTGCCCCTTGGATGAGATAATGAGtgtaaagaaagtagaaaaagtttagtcaggatctcttgCCTTACAtatgttacaaatgggcaagattcagcacattcactagaaacaagttatgaAAGTAGTGTGACTGCGCATGTCTGCTCATTTCTTGactcagcatgattgttgtagtTATGTAATGATTGGCTCGTGGCTGTTATTGTGTACTAAAAATATAAAGGTAACTACTCTGAACCACTGGGCAGAGCTCATGTcccagaataaagcatgtctggaGGCttacatctgaagaataaaatatgtctaccttgcataaaactgccagaatcttctttcaattatctgactcatgacctgcataggaaggggcagaaggatttGCAGTCCAGCCTGACAATGAGGAATGACCAAAATCTGATCCCTGAAGAATTACTTTCCAAACTCCTCTCCTGTTATGGTCACCAGATTTAGCAAACACAAACACTGGACATtcagtgaaatttaaaataaacagttttcttcttaaaacaatattttagcaTATGTGTGTGCCAtaaattatttgttgttatttttaattctgattcACTGAGGATCCTATCTTTTTATCTCCAAACTATACTCCCTAGACAAGAACTTTTAGTTACAGTGCTTTTTGGGAAATTGAAGATGGGATAGTGAATAGTGTAGACTGTCCTATTTTTGGCAATGTATGAgttgataaaagaaataaagacagcaCCCAGGAAAATAGGGCCAAGGTACCACAAGAAACCCAATTAATTACCAGATTATGATTAATTGACTTTTTATATAAAGTCTGCTACTAAACACAAAATACACTTTAGCTTTTGCATGGAGTAAAGAATGAGAGCTTCACAGGACCTGACCAGGTCTGATACTGATGCTGATGTACTTGTATTTTTCTGTGAGGAGGTATCTAAACTATGATTATAGTATAGAAGTCAGTGTAactgttataataaaaaataaaaatatgctatttgttatattttagtagattataaatgtgtgaattttaaagaataaagaaaaattgaatatGTACAAATGCTGAAAGGCATAATAGAAATGGCAAATGATGGAGCAATCAGCTCTCATTTTTGCTTATATTGGCTTTATAAAGTAATTTGACATAACTTCCCTCATAACAGCATTCAAATTTTGAAACAAGTGTGAGATTAGCAACCCAGAGCTTACTACACTGTGTGTCCTGACAGATTTAGTCTGACCACACAGAAGAAGCAGAGACTTCCCACCATTGATGCAGGTGTTATTTTAGCCTACtaccttctctttctccccttgTGGATTAAAATTGAGATTTGCATTTGACAAAGTAaagtggaaaatagaaaaattttggaATTTTACTTGTGAGTTAAAGTTCTTAACTGCATCATTCCTGAGTCTAATCAAAAATCTTCGAAGAGGGCACAAAGGTCAGTACTATTGCCAGAATGACTTTTCTCAAGCCCAGAAGCTATCCCTTACAGCCTTAAAACAAACATATGTCTATAGAGAAGTCAAGTATCTACTGGTCCTGAGAACGTGGCAATTCAGCTATTTCAGTTAATTCCACAGGCTGTTTTTGGTTTGGTGTTGAATTATTCAGATTCACATTTGGGATGTAATCAGTTGAGTTTTCCATGCTGT of Cynocephalus volans isolate mCynVol1 chromosome 4, mCynVol1.pri, whole genome shotgun sequence contains these proteins:
- the LOC134376310 gene encoding olfactory receptor 52E4-like, whose amino-acid sequence is MPDLNATSFTNPTTFILMGIPGLEHLHIWISIPFCLMYVVALMGNIVILFIIKTETVLHEPMFYFLSMLAITDLILSTTTFPKMLGVFWFNYHEINFHACLTQMFLIHAFSGVESGLLVAMALDRYVAICNPLRHSSILTNSAVVQVGIVALLRGLVLMTPHPFLVRRWPYCQTNVVPHTYCEHMAVVKLACADISINSLYSLAVIIIIVGTDVTCISMSYIQILHTVFSLPSKNARLKTLSTCGSHVCVILIFYIPALFSFLTHRFSKQIPLHTHILLANMYLLVPPMLNPIIYGVRTKQIRECVLQHFMTKINLKFWVPLFYLSLPSYYRLL